One Armatimonadota bacterium genomic window, CGGAGGGCTGTCCGTTCCCGCCAGCAGCGCGTCCAGGACCCGGGCGCCGTCCCCGAAGCGGTGCACCAGGTGCGCCCGCACGAACCGGCCGATCTCCAGCCGCCGGGGCGTGACGGCGATCACCGCCGCGCCGCGGTCGACGGCGCGCTTGCAGCGCAGCCACAGCACCGGGTACTCCTCGGTCAGGTCACAGCCCACCAGGACCACCACGTCGGCCCGGTCCAGGTCCGCGATGGGGCGCCGCATGCCCCACCCCACCAGGAGGCTGGCGCCGCCGGGGGCGGCGTCCACCCGGTGGTCCAGGTGCGGCGTGCCGACCACCCCGCGGAAGAACCGGACGGCCACGTAGGCGTCCTCGGTGGTCAGGCGCGCCCCGCCCAGGACCGCCACGCGCCCGGGGGCGGCGGCCCGCAGCCGGGAGGCCACAACGTCCAGGGCCTCGTCCCAGGACGCCTCCACCAGCAGGCCGTCGCGGCGCACCAGGGGCGTCCGCAGCCGGTCCGGGTGGGAGACGGCGGCGTGGCCGAAAAAGCCCAGGTCGCACAGCCAGATGTCGTTGACCGCCGGCTCCTCCCGCGCCCGCACCCGCACCACCCGCCCGTCGCGCACGTCGAACTCCACGGCGCAGCCCACCCCGCACAGGGTGCAGGCGCCGGGCACCGGGCGGTTGTCCCACGGGCGGGCCACAAAGCGGTAGGGGCGGGCCGTCAGCGCCCCCACCGGGCAGATGGCGATGGTGTTGCCGATGAACTTGGACTGCGCCGGCACGGTGAAGGGCGTGTTGATCTCGCTGCGGAAGCCGCGCTCGAAGCCCTTGAGGGCGTCGTCGCCGGCCACGATCTCCCCGAAGCGCACGCACCGCCAGCACAGGATGCAGCGCTCCCGGTCCAGGACCAGGACCGGCCCCAGGGACACGGGTTTGGCGAAATCCCGCTTGGCTTCCACGAAGCGGCTGCGGCCGGGGCCGAAGCGCACCGTCTGGTCCTGGAGGGGGCATTCGCCCCCCTTGTCGCAGATGGGGCAGTCCAGCGGGTGGTTGATGAGGAGGAACTCCAGGATGGCCCGCTGGCCGGCCACCACCTCGGGAGCGGTGGTGGAGACCACCATGCCGTCGGCGGCCTCCAGGGTGCAGGAGGTCTGCAACCGCGGCATCTTCTCCACCTTCACCAGGCACATGCGGCAGGCCCCCAGGGGCGGCATGCGGTCGTGATAGCAGAAGATGGGGATCTCCACGCCGGCGGCCCGGGCGGCCTGGTAGACGGTGGTGCCCCGGGGCACGGTCACCGTCCGGCCGTCGATGGTGAGGGTGACGGTGGGCTGGCTCATGGCTCAGGAGGCGGGCACCGGCGCCCGGACATCGCAGCGTCCCCGGGCGATGTGGTGCTCGAACTCGTGGCGGAAGAAGCGCAGCGCCGCGTAGATGGCGGGGGGCACGCTCTCCCCCAGCGGGCAGAAGCACGTGCCCGTCATGCCCCGGGCGATGCCCTCCAGCAGGTCCAGGTCCGCCGGCCGGCCGCCGCCGGCCAGGATCCGCCCCAGGACCTGGCTCAGCCACACGGTGCCCTCCCGGCAGGGCGTGCACTTGCCGCAGGACTCGTCGCGGTAGAACTCCACGGTGCGGGCCACCACCTCCACCATGCAGGTGGTCTCGTCCATGACGATCAGCGCCCCCGAGCCGAGCATGGCCCCGTACACGTCCAGCCGGGCCAGCGCGTCGTAGTCCATCGGGGTGTCCAGGTAGGCGGCGGGCAGGATGGCCGACGACGACCCCCCCGGAAAGCACGCCTTGAACGCGCGCCCCTCCCGCATGCCCCCGGCCCGCTCGATCACCTGGCGGATGGTCGTGCCCAGGGGGATCTCGTACACTCCGGGCCGGGCCACGTGCCCGCTCACCGAGACCAGGATCGGCGGCCCCTGCTGGCGGTACCAGTCGGCCCCGCGGGCGAGGATCCAGGCCACGTGGCAGAGGGTCTCCACGTTGTTGAGCGCCGTGGGCTGTCCGTACAGACCCTTGACGGCGGGGTAGTAGGGAGGCTTCAGCCGGGGCAGGGCGCGCCGGCCCTCCAGGGACTCCAGCAGGGCCGTCTCTTCCCCCGCGATGTACGCACCGGCGCCGGTGGCCAGGACCACCTCCACGTCCACCCCGCTGCCCAGGATGTTCCGGCCCACCAGCCCCGCATCGGCCGCCTGCGCCAGGGCGCGCTCCAGGCGGGCGCGGGCGCGCGCGAACTCCCGCCGCAGGTAGATGAAGGCCTGCCGGGCCCCCACCGCGTAGGCGGCGATGAGCGCCCCCTCCACCAGGCGGTGGGGGTCCCCTTCCAGGAGGGTGCGATCCTTGAAGGTGCCGGGCTCACCCTCGTCGGCGTTGACCACCACGTACTTGGTGACCGCCGGGTCGCGGGGCAGGAACTTCCACTTGCGGCCGGTGGGGAAGCCGGCCCCGCCCCGGCCGCGCAGGCCGGAGCGCTCCACCTCCTCGATCACCGCCTCCGGCGGCATCGCCAGGGCCCGGCGCAGCCCCTCGTACCCCCCCCGGGAGCGGTACACCTCCAGGTCGGCCTGGTCGGGATCGTGCACGTACCGCAGCAGCACGGGACCGCCCTCAGGCTGTCCGAGTCCGGGGTCCGCGGTTGGGGCTGCGGGACCGCCGGAGACCGCGGGCTGAAGCCCGGCCGCGGACGGGTCCGCCGCGGCGGCAGCCGGAGGGGTGCCGGAGGCGTACGCGGCCAGGATCCGGTCAACCGTGGAGGGGGCCACCGGGCCATGCAGGTCGTCGTCGACCATCAGCGCCGGGGCGCGGTCGCAGGCCGCCAGGCACTCGGCGGCCCGCAGGGTGAACATCCCGTCGGCGGTCGTCTGGCCCACCTCCACCCCCAGCCGCCGGCGCAGGCGATCCACCACCCGATCGCAGCCGGACAGCAGGCAGGAGATGTTGGTGCACACCTGGATCAGGTGCCGGCCCACCGGCCGCAGGTGGTACAGGTGGTAGAAGGACGCCACCGACGCCACCTCGGTGTAGGGCAGGTCCAGCACCTCGGCCACGTCCGCCAGGGCCTGCGGGCTGAGGTATCCGACCTCCTCCTGGGCGACGAACAGGGCGCCCAGGAGGGCCGACTGCCGGTGGGGGAAGCGCTCCGCCAGCCGCCGGATCTGCGCCCGGGCCCGGTCGGAGAGAACAGAGAGGGTCGGAGGCTGCTCGGAAGGCGCGTTCACCGGTCCACGTCTCCCAACACGATGTCGATGCTGGCGATGGCCACCACCACGTCGGCGACGGTGCCCCGGTACAGCATCACGGGCAGGGCCTGCAGGTTGTTGAAGGACGCCGAGCGCACCCGCACGCGCACCGGCCGGTTGCTCCCGTCGCTGACGATGTAGTAGCCCTTCTCGCCCCGGGGGGACTCCACTGCGGCGTACACCTCCCCCGGCGGGGGGTGGATCCCCTCGCTGACCAGCTTGAAGTGGTGGATCACCGCCTCCATGCTGCGGACCAGCTCGGAGCGGGGCGGCAGCGCCACCTTCGGGTCGTCCACCATCACCGGCCCCGGGGCCAGGCGGTCGAGGGCCTGCAGCACGATCCGGCGGCTCTGGCGCATCTCCTCCATCCGCACCCGGTAGCGGTCGAATGCGTCGCCGCGGCGCCCCACCGGGATGTCAAAGGCGTACTGGTCGTAGCCCCCGTAGGGGAAGGCCTTGCGCACGTCATAGGGCACGCCCGACCCCCGCAGCACCGGACCGGTGCAGCCGTAGCGGAGGGCGTCGTCGGCGCTGAGCACCGCCACCCCCTCGGTGCGCCGCCGCCAGATCAGGTTGTCGGTGAGCAGCGCCTCGTACTCGTCCAGGTGGCGGGGCAGCTCCTCCAGAAACGCCCGCACCCGGGGGACGAACCCCTCGGGCAGGTCCCACTGCAGGCCGCCGATGCGGAAGTAGCCGTGCATCATCCGCTGGCCGCTCACCATCTCGAAGATGTCCAGGATCTGCTCCCGGTCCCGGAAGCAGTACATGAACACGCTGCTGACGTTGAGGTCGATGGCGGCGGTTCCCAGGTAGACCAGGTGGCTGGCAATCCGGGACAACTCGGCGAGGATCAGCCGGATGGTCTGGGCCCGGGGCGGGGCGGTGATCCCCAGCAGTTTTTCCACGGCCAGGACGTACGCCTGCTCCTCGATGAAGGTGGCCAGGTACTCGATGCGCGGCGGGAAGACGATGTTCTGGTGGTAGGTGCGGGTTTCCATCTCTTTCTCGAAACCCGTGTGGAGGTAGCCGATCACCGGGTGGGCGCCCACGATCACCTCGCCCTCCAGCTCGAGCAGCAGGCGCAGGACCCCGTGGGTGCTGGGGTGCTGGGGGCCCATGTTCAGGACGAGGGTTTCCCGCGTCAGCTCAGCCATGCCCGCACTCGCACACGCGCCCGCCGCCGGCCGACCCTCTTCCGCCGCCCGGCGCCATCCGCCTACTGGCCCGGCGGAACCCGGGGGATGATCTGGCTGGGGACTTTGGGCGTGTGGCCCCGGAACTGCACCGGCTCCTCGACCAGCGGGTAATCCTTGCGCAGGGGGTGACCCTCCCAGTCGTCCGGCAGCAGGATCCGCCGCAGGTCGGGATGCCCGATGAACACGATGCCGAACAGGTCGTACACTTCCCGCTCCAGCCAGGACGCGCCGGGCCACAGGCCGGTGGCCGAGGGCACGGTGGCATCGTCCGCTTCCACCCGCACCTTCAGCCGCACCCGGGCCGGCGGGTCCAGGGCCGTCAGCAGGTAGACGACCTCAAACCGCGGCCGGGCCGGATGGCGGTCCACCGCGGTGAGGTCGGTCAGCATCACAAAGCCCTCCGCCCGCGCGGCCTGCAGGGCTTCCAGGAGGTCCTCCCGGGAGACGACCAGCGTCAGCTCGTCCCGAAACTCCGCCCGCTCCCGGACGGCGGCGGCCAGGCGGGCGGCCAGGCGCGCGGGGGCCCCGGTCACGGCCGCCTCCTCCGGCGCTCCGGGTGGGCGATGAGCTCCTGGAGCGCGAGCAGCCCGTACAGCAGGGCCTCGGGCCGGGGCGGGCATCCCGCCACGTAGACGTCCACCGGGATCAGCTTGTCCACACCCTGCACCAGGGCGTAGTTGTTGAACACGCCGCCGCAGGAGGCGCAGTCGCCCATGGCGATGACCCACTTGGGTTCCAGCATCTGCTCGTAGATGTGCTTGACCACCGGCGCCATCTTCTGGCTGACCCGACCCGAGACAATCATGAGGTCCGCCTGGCGGGGCGAGGCCCGGAACAGCTCGCTGCCGAAGCGGGCGATGTCAAACCGCGATGCGGCGGCGGACATCATCTCGATGGCGCAGCACGCCAGCCCGAACTGGGCCGGCCAGATGGAGTTGCGCCGGGCCCAGGCCAGCAGCCGCTCCACGGTGGTGGTCAGGAGGTTGCCCTCCAGGGCGCGCACGTCGGCCTCGGTCGCCTCGTCCGGCGAGCGGGCCCGGGAAACCACCGTGGCCGACCCGATCACTGCCACTGCAGCGCCCCCCGCCGCCAGGCGTACGCGAACCCGGCGCCCAGCACGCCCACGAAGGCCAGCATCTCCACCAGTCCCAGGACCCGCAGCTCCCGGGCGACCACCGCCCACGGGTACAGGAAGACCGCCTCCACGTCAAGGAGCAGGAAGAGCATGGCGATGAGGTAGTAGCGGATCGGCACCCTCTCCCGGGCGGTGCCGACGGGCCACACGCCGGATTCGTAGGGCTCCAGCTTGCCCGGCACAGGTCGGCGGCGGCCCACCAGGTGGTGGAAGGCCACCAGACCCGCCACCACCAGCACCACCAGGGCGATGTGGACGACGATGGGAACGAAGTCCGCCACTACTCCCGATGATCGCAGAGGCCGCGGGCGGTGTCAACGCGCGCCGGCGCGCGCGCCCCGCCCGGCGCGGCGCACGGCGGCGACGATCTCGGGCATCAGGGCCAGGACGTCATCCACGTCCTGCTCGGTGGTGCCCCGGCCCAGAGACAGGCGCAGCGTCCCCGCGGCCACCTCGGGCGGCAGGCCGATGGCCGACAGCACGTGAGAGGGTTCCAGGCTGCCCGCGGTGCAGGCGGACCCGCTGCTGGCCGCCACCCCGCGCAGATCCAGCGCCAGCAGCAGCGACTCGCTGTCGGTGCCGGCGAAGGAGACGTTGACGTTCCCCGGCAGGCGCTCGGCGGGGTGGCCGTTGAGGCGCGCCCCCTCGATCTCCAGCAGTCCGGCGATCAGCCGGTCCCGCAGGCGGCGCAGCCGGGCGGCCTCGTCCTCCCGGAGCTCCATCGCCAGCTCCAGGGCCGCCCCCAGGCCCACAATGCCGGGAACGTTCTCGGTGCCGGCCCGCCGGTTGCGCTCGTGGGCGCCCCCGTGCTGGATCCGGGCCACCCGGGCGCCGCGCCGGATGAACAGGGCGCCCACCCCTTTGGGGCCGTACCGCTTGTGGGCCGACAGGGACAGCAGGTCCACGCCCAGGTCGTCCACATCCACCGGCAGGATGCCCACCGACTGGGTGGCGTCGGTATGCACCAGGATGCCGCGCTCCCGTCCCAGGCGCGCGATCTCGGCCACCGGCTGCAGCGTCCCGATCTCGTTGTTGGCGTGCATCACCGAAATCAGGATGGTGTCGGGGCGGATCGCCCGGCGCACGTCGTCGGGGTCGACCCGGCCGTACCGGTCCACGGGCAGGTAGGTGACCTCAAATCCGCGGGACTCCAAAAACCGGCAGGGCTCCAGGACCGCATGGTGCTCCACCGCCGACGTGATGATGTGGCGCCCCCGGTCCTCGTTCGCCCACGCCGTCCCGAGGATGGCGAAGTTATCGCTTTCGGTGGCTCCGCTGGTGAAGACGATCTCCGCGGGGCGCGCGCCGATGGCCCGGGCGACCGCCTCCCGCGCCCGCTCCACCGCCTCCCGGGCCTCCTGGCCGAACTGGTGGACGCTGCTGGCGTTGCCGAACCGCTCGGTGAAGTACGGCAGCATCGCCTCCACCACCCGCGGGTCCACCGGGGTGGTGGCGGCGTAGTCCATGTAGATGCGCCGCGGCGCGCTCATGGGCCCCTCCCCACCGGCCGGGGCTCGCGGCCGGGGACTTCACTCTCCAGCCTACCACGGACGGACCGTCAGCGCGGGATGGCCAGGGCGATGGGGGGCACCAGCGGCGTGCCGGTCCGGGATCCGATCCGCGGCAGCACCGCCACGAGCCGCCTGGCGGCCGCCAGGCGCAGGTGGGCCCGCACGGCCTTCAGCGGCAGCCGCCTGCGTACCACGAGGTAGCGGATCTCCTGGGCCCGCTCGATGTCGCGCCAGGAGTACAGCCTCCGCCTGCGGGGCCCCTCCCGGAGGGGCGAGAGCAACCCGGCCCTCTCCCACCGGCGCAGCGTCTGCGGAGAGACCCCGACCAGGTTGGCGGCGACGGTAATTGTGAACACGGGACGAGTGTAGTGCGTCATGGGGAGCCTCCCGAGGGATCCTGCCGGCGACCAGTATAGCAACGGGGGCCTCCCCCCGGAACCACCGAACAGGCGTCGAAGATGGCCAGATCTGCGACGAAAAATCGGGAAAAATCGAGATATTGACCTGAAACTCCTCAAATTCAACCAATTCTTTCCTTGTAAAGTTCTTTGACCGCTATTTTCATAACCCGGACGATATGGGGTCTGACCCCTAAATCCTCGCGGGGGGCGGGGGGTCGGTGCCGAACACGGCGTCCACGAAACCCTTGAGGACCCGCGCCGTGGCACCCCAGACCTCGTGGGGTCCGTACCGGTAGGACAGGACCTCCACCCACCGACCGTCCCTCAGACGCCGCTCGATCCGCAGGGCCTGGGGGTCGGTGAAGGTCCGCAGAGGCACGGTCAGGACCTCGGCGATCTCCGCGGCGTTGACCCGGAGGGCCACGGGTTCCCGGAGGATCCCGACGACCGGGGTGATGACGAAGCCGCTCACCACGGTCACCACGTCGTCCAGAAGACCCAGGACCTGCACGGCGCCGCGGGGAATCCCCAGCTCCTCCTCCGCCTCCCGCAGGGCGGTATCCACAGGGCCTCGATCGGCGGGGTCGGCCGTCCCGCCGGGCAGGGAGATCTGTCCCTTGTGGTGCTCCACCACCTCCGTCCGCCGGGTGAGGAGCACGGCCACCTCCCCCCCACGGGAGAGCAGGGCGAGGAGCACGGCCGCCCGGCGCAGGCCCGGCTCGGTAACCTCCTTGCGGGGGCGGCCCGCCAGTCGCCTGCGAATCGTCCACTCAATCTCGTCCAGATCCGCCTTGCCCATGGCCTCGCCGTCCTCCACCCACGACCTCAAACACCTGATCGCCCCAGAATCTGGGTCCAGATCCCCGGGTTGTCCACAAGATGTTGATGTTCCCGGCAGGAATCCGGGGGAGTAGTGGGGAAATACCTCCCTCGGACCCACAGGGGGGAGGAGCCTTCGAGTCTGATTCCGGACGCCTTCCACGCCAGGCTCCCCACACGGCAGTACCCTGACCACTCCTCCTTCGCCCGCACCTCCTCCCTGGGGTCGCTGCTGGCAGGAGGACACCGATGCGGACCGCGCACCTGCGAGTGGTGAAGGTTGCAGAGACCCGGTTCGTCCTGGACGACCGGGAGGGAACGCCCTGGGCGGTATGGTCCACCGACGCTGCCGACGACGCCGCCGCCCTGGTGGAGTTTGCCGGGCGGGCGTGCTACCAGTCCTGGCACAAGCCCAATCCCGCCACCCGCACCAACGCCGGGTACCTGGCGCACCTGCTGTCCCAGAAGCACTACTCGGTCCTCGAGCATGCCGGGTTCACGGTGATGCTGACCGGCGTGTCCCGCTCGTTCACCCACGAGATGGTGCGGCACCGGCACTTCAGCTTCTCCCAGCTCAGCCAGCGCTTTGTCAGCGAGGACGACGCCCCGTGGGTCATCCCCCCGCTGTTCCGCGACGACCCCGACGCCCTGGCGGTCCTGCTGGACCTGTACGACCGGGTCCAGCACGCCTACCAGGCCCTCACCGAGATCGGCGCCCGCAAGCTGCGGGGCCTGGAGGACAGGACCCTGCGCCGGAAGCGGGCGCGGGAGGCGGCGCGGTGCGTCCTGCCCAACATGACCGAAACCCACATCGTCATCACGGGCAACCACCGGGCCTGGCGGGAGTTCTTCGAAAAGCGGGGGGAGCTGCACGTGGACCAGGAGATGCGGGAGGTGGCGGT contains:
- the nuoG gene encoding NADH-quinone oxidoreductase subunit NuoG, which produces MSQPTVTLTIDGRTVTVPRGTTVYQAARAAGVEIPIFCYHDRMPPLGACRMCLVKVEKMPRLQTSCTLEAADGMVVSTTAPEVVAGQRAILEFLLINHPLDCPICDKGGECPLQDQTVRFGPGRSRFVEAKRDFAKPVSLGPVLVLDRERCILCWRCVRFGEIVAGDDALKGFERGFRSEINTPFTVPAQSKFIGNTIAICPVGALTARPYRFVARPWDNRPVPGACTLCGVGCAVEFDVRDGRVVRVRAREEPAVNDIWLCDLGFFGHAAVSHPDRLRTPLVRRDGLLVEASWDEALDVVASRLRAAAPGRVAVLGGARLTTEDAYVAVRFFRGVVGTPHLDHRVDAAPGGASLLVGWGMRRPIADLDRADVVVLVGCDLTEEYPVLWLRCKRAVDRGAAVIAVTPRRLEIGRFVRAHLVHRFGDGARVLDALLAGTDSPPAGVDPAALAAAVEAIRGARSPVVMVGRLALEAPDGVEILRRVRDLAARWGVPVDVLRGKGNARGAALAGLLPDAGPGGRPLDEVREVLRSAWGSAASAEVGWTAPEIVERAARGEVEVLFALGADPASEVPDRSRWSDARRRVSLLVAVDAFLSPTARAADVVLPALMAPEKDGTVCGLDGRVHRLHAAVPGPGAAWAEATIFSALADRLGRVLVYSGWEEIFDEMRAFAPSLAVGERIPPPPDRPLPEPAPQEAPAGDGFVLIPGDVLFDRGAVTSRSPAIAELAGEPWALLHPADASRLGVADGDPVVLRGERGEAAVRARVAPDILPGQVFLPRGFDEAPANALADGIRPARVRIIPLAAGGSGGRP
- the nuoF gene encoding NADH-quinone oxidoreductase subunit NuoF, with product MNAPSEQPPTLSVLSDRARAQIRRLAERFPHRQSALLGALFVAQEEVGYLSPQALADVAEVLDLPYTEVASVASFYHLYHLRPVGRHLIQVCTNISCLLSGCDRVVDRLRRRLGVEVGQTTADGMFTLRAAECLAACDRAPALMVDDDLHGPVAPSTVDRILAAYASGTPPAAAAADPSAAGLQPAVSGGPAAPTADPGLGQPEGGPVLLRYVHDPDQADLEVYRSRGGYEGLRRALAMPPEAVIEEVERSGLRGRGGAGFPTGRKWKFLPRDPAVTKYVVVNADEGEPGTFKDRTLLEGDPHRLVEGALIAAYAVGARQAFIYLRREFARARARLERALAQAADAGLVGRNILGSGVDVEVVLATGAGAYIAGEETALLESLEGRRALPRLKPPYYPAVKGLYGQPTALNNVETLCHVAWILARGADWYRQQGPPILVSVSGHVARPGVYEIPLGTTIRQVIERAGGMREGRAFKACFPGGSSSAILPAAYLDTPMDYDALARLDVYGAMLGSGALIVMDETTCMVEVVARTVEFYRDESCGKCTPCREGTVWLSQVLGRILAGGGRPADLDLLEGIARGMTGTCFCPLGESVPPAIYAALRFFRHEFEHHIARGRCDVRAPVPAS
- the nuoD gene encoding NADH dehydrogenase (quinone) subunit D; this encodes MAELTRETLVLNMGPQHPSTHGVLRLLLELEGEVIVGAHPVIGYLHTGFEKEMETRTYHQNIVFPPRIEYLATFIEEQAYVLAVEKLLGITAPPRAQTIRLILAELSRIASHLVYLGTAAIDLNVSSVFMYCFRDREQILDIFEMVSGQRMMHGYFRIGGLQWDLPEGFVPRVRAFLEELPRHLDEYEALLTDNLIWRRRTEGVAVLSADDALRYGCTGPVLRGSGVPYDVRKAFPYGGYDQYAFDIPVGRRGDAFDRYRVRMEEMRQSRRIVLQALDRLAPGPVMVDDPKVALPPRSELVRSMEAVIHHFKLVSEGIHPPPGEVYAAVESPRGEKGYYIVSDGSNRPVRVRVRSASFNNLQALPVMLYRGTVADVVVAIASIDIVLGDVDR
- a CDS encoding NADH-quinone oxidoreductase subunit C translates to MTGAPARLAARLAAAVRERAEFRDELTLVVSREDLLEALQAARAEGFVMLTDLTAVDRHPARPRFEVVYLLTALDPPARVRLKVRVEADDATVPSATGLWPGASWLEREVYDLFGIVFIGHPDLRRILLPDDWEGHPLRKDYPLVEEPVQFRGHTPKVPSQIIPRVPPGQ
- a CDS encoding NADH-quinone oxidoreductase subunit B family protein: MRALEGNLLTTTVERLLAWARRNSIWPAQFGLACCAIEMMSAAASRFDIARFGSELFRASPRQADLMIVSGRVSQKMAPVVKHIYEQMLEPKWVIAMGDCASCGGVFNNYALVQGVDKLIPVDVYVAGCPPRPEALLYGLLALQELIAHPERRRRRP
- a CDS encoding NADH-quinone oxidoreductase subunit A, with product MADFVPIVVHIALVVLVVAGLVAFHHLVGRRRPVPGKLEPYESGVWPVGTARERVPIRYYLIAMLFLLLDVEAVFLYPWAVVARELRVLGLVEMLAFVGVLGAGFAYAWRRGALQWQ
- the nifS gene encoding cysteine desulfurase NifS; translation: MSAPRRIYMDYAATTPVDPRVVEAMLPYFTERFGNASSVHQFGQEAREAVERAREAVARAIGARPAEIVFTSGATESDNFAILGTAWANEDRGRHIITSAVEHHAVLEPCRFLESRGFEVTYLPVDRYGRVDPDDVRRAIRPDTILISVMHANNEIGTLQPVAEIARLGRERGILVHTDATQSVGILPVDVDDLGVDLLSLSAHKRYGPKGVGALFIRRGARVARIQHGGAHERNRRAGTENVPGIVGLGAALELAMELREDEAARLRRLRDRLIAGLLEIEGARLNGHPAERLPGNVNVSFAGTDSESLLLALDLRGVAASSGSACTAGSLEPSHVLSAIGLPPEVAAGTLRLSLGRGTTEQDVDDVLALMPEIVAAVRRAGRGARAGAR
- a CDS encoding MerR family transcriptional regulator yields the protein MTHYTRPVFTITVAANLVGVSPQTLRRWERAGLLSPLREGPRRRRLYSWRDIERAQEIRYLVVRRRLPLKAVRAHLRLAAARRLVAVLPRIGSRTGTPLVPPIALAIPR
- a CDS encoding CoA pyrophosphatase; its protein translation is MEDGEAMGKADLDEIEWTIRRRLAGRPRKEVTEPGLRRAAVLLALLSRGGEVAVLLTRRTEVVEHHKGQISLPGGTADPADRGPVDTALREAEEELGIPRGAVQVLGLLDDVVTVVSGFVITPVVGILREPVALRVNAAEIAEVLTVPLRTFTDPQALRIERRLRDGRWVEVLSYRYGPHEVWGATARVLKGFVDAVFGTDPPPPARI
- the thyX gene encoding FAD-dependent thymidylate synthase, whose product is MRTAHLRVVKVAETRFVLDDREGTPWAVWSTDAADDAAALVEFAGRACYQSWHKPNPATRTNAGYLAHLLSQKHYSVLEHAGFTVMLTGVSRSFTHEMVRHRHFSFSQLSQRFVSEDDAPWVIPPLFRDDPDALAVLLDLYDRVQHAYQALTEIGARKLRGLEDRTLRRKRAREAARCVLPNMTETHIVITGNHRAWREFFEKRGELHVDQEMREVAVTIFREVARPLAPALYRDFRIRVVALPTGPVEVLERDPSLLEDAPASDLAPGGA